The Spinacia oleracea cultivar Varoflay chromosome 2, BTI_SOV_V1, whole genome shotgun sequence DNA segment TTCCAGCCTACATTGTCGTCCTTTGTGACTATAGatccaaaataaacaaaaatactTCTATTAGGTTGAACATGTTTTCTCCATTAAACTtctgcaaaaataaataaaataattagtaaaatgttgCCAAGGTTGGTCCATCAAAGATATGTAATTATGATTCCTAATTTCTTTCTAGATTTGAAGATACTTCGTATTTTTTCCCTTTTCTGTTTAGATCATCAGTTGAGTCTAAATCTAGCCTATCTAGAATTATGATTAGAAAAATTGTTACGTAAATAATTTAGCTGAATTTGAGCTTAAAACATTGATTTTTGTTGCCAAGTTAACATGGGAGTAAATTATTAGCAACGACACATTTTGTTTGAATACGTACTCCAGGATGGAATCTTTCCACCCAAACAGTTGTCTATTCTAATGTTGATTGAATGTTTGTTGATATGATTTCAGCAAGCATGGATCCATATGTCATTCTCACTTGCCGCACTCAAGAACAGAAGAGCAGTGTTTCAACAGGTTCATTCGAGGCCCTTTGAATTTGTATCAGTCTCTTACTAATTAGCCTTCCTAAATAGATATCTGTCTATGTTTTGATTACTAATTAAGATGGGTGCAATTTAGAAATCAGCTTTTGAGCAAGAGTTCTATAAGTAGTACCCAAATCTTTATATGCAATTAAATAAGCGAAAACTAAGTGAGTATACCATACTGGTGTGGTGAACCATGCATGCAGATAAAGGATCAACCCCAGAATGGAATGAGACCTTTTTGTTTACAGTCTCGGGACATGTTCCTGAACTCCATCTCAAAATTATGGACAAGGATACTTTTACTGCTGATGACTTTGTTGGAGAGGCAAAGTAAGATTATAAAGACACTTCTGTAACTTTTTCATCTGCGAAGAAACTTGTGTAACTGTTTCATCTGTTTGTCATTGCAGAATTCCCTTAGATGTAGTCGTTGAGGAAGGAACTCTTCCTCCTACATCTTACAATGTTGTCAAAGATGGTGAATTCAAGGGAGAAATTAGAGTCGGACTGACTTTCACTCCTGAGGTAATCAAAATATCACAATATAGCATCATTCACTTGCAAAAAGTTCATCTCACAATGCATACTGACTaatctcggaatttaattgcAGGCGTACCATAATCGTGATCTTCCAGAGGAGGAATTCGGTGGATGGAAAGAATCATCATACAACTAAAGAAAGAATTGAGCTAGCTGAAGGTGGTGGTGCAATTTACTTGATCATTAGCATTCCAGCAATTGGATGACCTCTCAGAGAGTTTTTCGTTACTGCTAGGCCGATTTCCCTtagtcatatttttttttatcttttctcTGTTTCAATTTTGAAGTATATCACCAGTCACCCCAGTTTCTATAAAAATTATGGAGTATTGAGCTTGAGCTTTAATGGTACAATATTTTACTTAAGATTGTTGGTTAATTCATCTTTTACAATACTTTTACTAAGTTTTGTCAATGTAATTCTGCATTTATCACAAGGTTTGAGTCGAAAACTCAGGCATTGCAGTAAACATTCTTCCAAATGTTCTTAATGCCaccaattttatattttaaacacTAACAGGGAATTGATAATAAGCCTATTAATAATCCAGTGGGTTTTGGCTGATCCCATCAAAATGCTCGTAAAACTTAAATAAATTAAGGTTTATGATCACATATATAAAAAGGAGTTTATGAAAAAACTTCTTGTAGGATTAAAACCAGATCAAAGTTAATGAATATCTGCTACACGTACCATTTACAGAGAAGGCAACTCACCCCACGAAgggcaaaaaatcaaaaaggagaagaagaCAATTAGTTAGACACGCTTTTCAAATTTATACTACAAAGATTTCTGAATTACAAGATTAGAATCGCGAATAGACTCAGAAGATCACTTCTTGCAGCACTGTCCACCTGAGTTAGTAGGAGAAGGCAAACCCAGATCCTTACATAGTTCTTCATCAGGGTACAGAGTACCGGGGATAGCACCAAAAGCCGTTCGAGTAAATTCTGTACCCGATACTGCGTCATGTATGTATGCTGAGGCATCTTCCAATTTCTTTTTCACGTTGGACGATGACAAGGAGGCAAACTTTTTTGAGGACGGAGTTGTAGAGAGTCGACTGTTAGTCCCTTGGTCCAACTGAGCAGCCTTTAAAAATCTTTCTGTTGCAGCTTCCCAAGACAACTCATGCCTCTGTTCATCAGTCAAGAGGGCTGGTTGTTCAGCCAGAGCTTTACATGTTGTTGCAGCAAACCCTTCACCATCATCATACACGCGGCAATTAGGGAATTGCTTAAAGAATTCATTAGACGGATGGTTGGCACACACGACAATCTTTCCCATCGCTAATGCTTCTGCTGTTGTTGTGCAGACTACATCTGTTGTGCTTGGATTGAGAAACACCTTGTAACTGAAAAAAGTAAAAACAGTGAAAGAAAACAAAGATAAGACTTAAGAGAACAAAgaatttccttcaaaaaaaaaaaaaaaaagagaacaaAGAATTCCAAGGAACAgcaaaattaaattttactaCATGGTAATATTAAATTGACCATATATGAGGCTAGAACTTACTCATGAAACAAAGGATCAGCATGATCACGTCCAGGATGAACTCGTACAGGTAGTTCCAGTTTCTTAGCTGCTACCTTGACCTCATTAGAGTCCTCTCCGTTACCATAGAGGTCAACTTCCAGACCAACTAGCTTTTTCTGATGGTCCTTAAGAAGTTTGAGCAGCTCTTTGTATCCTTTATTCCAAATCATTTTACCTATGTAATAGGCCCCTTTAGTGAAGACGGGCTTCCCATCTTCAAgatcttctttctttttcttgccAACCTCAAGAAATTTGGGGTTTACTCCATGGACATTGCATATGACAGATCTTGGAAGATCCTGGGTGGCTGCAGACAATCGAATTACCTGTCATTTACGAGTCATCAATACAATTAGAAAacataataagaaaaatagtGATGGGTGGCATATAAAAGAGATTATACAGACATATATCTCAGATATATGAACAAGAAATTGATCATTCACATTCCACACTTCGCAAGTGCCTATACAAATACTTAAGATTATCTGCAAGTTCATTATTGAAAGGGGATTAAAGTTGCAAGATGATCAGGCTGTAATCACTAATCAGTGCAGCAAAGAAAACATAGGCTTGTGCCTTTCACAGGCACGTTCTCCTGACTAGAGTTTGCATAAGGTTGAACTTTGACACGCTTGGACAATTTCCATTTCACCCTTTTCCTACTGTAGCTCAAACGACAAGATTTACTATGGCCTTTATTGGGAGCAAGGGTCTGATGTCATTCAATACTCTTACCCATCAACCATTAGGCCATCAAAGGGACTTTAAACTTCCATCAAGGCTTTCAACTAGTCCAGGGTTGTTAAGGGTATAGCTGACAAACTCTGACATGGACTTCTCATAGGCACTTCGAGTTTGATGTCCTCTGTGATCAAATAGCCAGTATGGAATTTGAAAAATGTGAAAGGCAGCTTGAGTCCAAGGAGTTTCCCtctatacaacaacaacaacaaagccttagtcccaaaatgatttggggtcggctaacatgaatcgtcatagaatatcgtcattgtcaccaatcaaacaaaaaaggagcaagaagtaataagaaaaacaaggaagagaaagtggaattaataaaagtaagaaagggaaaaatgtatatatattatagaagaaatatggtaagagataataaaaaataagtaaagtttaaaataaatgaataagtaaaataagtatatttcaaaatagcatgtaaattaaaaaaaattaaaaagaattctaaaaataaataaaaataaaaataagaataaaaataaaataaaaaaatagaaagaaacaaaaacatgaAAGCTGTATAAATCaactgaagtcatcaatgtatattctctccctccacactgtcctatccaacgccatattttcctcaatcccaagaaatctcatatcgtgctcaatcaccttcctcaaagttttcttaggtcttcccctaccccttgcagttctatcactttgccacccttctatcctcctaaccggggcatcacttgatcttctgcttacatgtccaaaccatcttaaacgattttccatcatcttaaactcaatcggtgcaacccctactttcttcctaataatctcattcctcaaacgatcctttcttgtatgcccacacatccaacgtaacatgcgcatctccgccacattcatcttgtgcacgtgacaatgtttcactgcctagcattccgtgccgtatgacaaagccggtcgaatgcggtaaaattttcccttcaatccttggggcatgcctgaatcacataggaaccccgtggcacctttccacttcaaccaacctgctttaattctatgggccacatcgacatccaattctccatccttttggataataaatcctaattcctaaataacggaacgtttcagagccttggacaattttcccatctaaggtaatctCCCCTGTCCCTCTACcttggactccactaaacttGCACTCCATTCCGTTTTGtttctactcagcctaaaaccccgagattccaaagtttgtctccataactccaacttactttccactccttcttttgtttcatcaatcaacacaatatcatctgcaaaTATCATGCACCAGGGAATACCATCTTGgattgacctcgtcaattcgtccatgactatagcaaaaagaaacgggctaagtgcggaaccttgatgTACTCCAATGGTAATGGGGAATTCttcggtcttaccaacactagttctcacactcgtactaactccctcatacatgtccttgatgatatcaatatatTTCCTCGGAATTCCTTTCTTACTTAATGCCCACCAAAGGATTTCCCTTGGTACCTTATCATACGCCTTCTCCAAATCTATGAAAACCAGATGTAAGTCCTTCTTCTTATCTCGATAATTCTCCATTAGTTGCCTTATAAGATGAATGGCCTCCATAGTCGATCTCCCATGCATAAATCCAAACTGGTTCTCCGAGATTTTCACAGTTTTCCTCCGTCTTTGCTCAATAATCCGCTCCCAAAGTTTCATAGTATGACTCATTAGTTTTATTCCTCGATAGTTGGCACAATCCTGGACATCACCCTTATTCTTGTACAAGGGGATGATGGTACTCTTCCTCCACTCTAATGGCATCTTATTACTTCCCCAAATCTTGttgaaaagagttgttaaccatacaacccctctctctcccaagCATCTCCAGACTTCGATAGGTATACCATCGGGCCCCACTGCCCTCTTGCGTCCCATATTTTTCAGTGCCATTTCGACTTCTCTCTTTTGAATTCTTCGCATAAAGTCTAGGTTAACCATATCCCTAGGGATATTTGTATCCCCAATATCGCGCCCTTGATCCCCGTTGAACAAGCTATCAAAGTAGAACCTCCATCTATCCTTGATTTCCTTATCTCCCTCCAAAACTTTTTGATCAAAATCTTTCACACATTTAATCCTCCCGATGTCTCGCGTCTTTCTATCTCTCATTCGAGCAAGTCTATAGATGTCTTTTTCACCTTCCTTTGTATCAAATCTTGCGTAAAGATCCTGATTCACCTTTGCTCTAGCCTCTCTTACGGCCTTCTTTGCTTCCCTTTTAGCCTCCTTGTACTTCTCGTAGTTCTcatcacttctacattttcCCAACTCTTTATAGCATTCTCGTTTAGTCTTTATAGCTTGTTGCACAACTCTTTATAGTTTCCCTCTATATTATTTCTAAATTATCCTTCAGCATCCAAATGTGGTCGGTAGGACACTAAAACGTGACTTAGTAACTTCCGTCTTGTGTTAACCAATCTTGGAAAATCTATCCTCAAAACAGTATTCTCGAAGAAGGCTCAGAAAATCATTAAATTAGCAAAGACAAGAACCACAATTAACTCATTACAGTTGAAAAGCTACCAAGATTAAATAGTTATCCCTCCATTTCAAAAAAAACCTGTAGAACTATTGTGCATCACTACATCATCATAATAATGTAAAATTAACAAGATGATAACTAATTGCATGGAAGTAACTTTAGGGAATTGTTACTAGACAGTGATGTCTTCACAATACAAATAGATGGTCAAAGTTAACTTACTTGGACAAACAAAGTCAAACATGACCTATTATTTTGAAACAAGATAGTATTTCTGATTTGAATATTTGTATATGAGAATTGAGAAACATCTATTAGCGTCTAAATAGCTAAATGACTCGGGTGGAAAGCCATTCTTAATAGACAGATGATTTCCACTGCTTGCATAGAATGACAATAGTTCTGAATATCAGTTATATGATGTATCCCTCAATAAACCAAAACAGACATACTAGTGAAAGAAAATCAAATTTCCAGCAGAGGATCAGACATATATACCTTATCGCAGTAGATACCGATTACCCAACTATTTACATGTTTCAGAAGAAATGCTTGGACAGAATTTTTCTCTCGTTTAACATATTCCAGGTAATTGGTGTGGACAATCCCGATCACAAGACGGAATTTTGCTTTCCATCTATTTCCATGATGGTACCATGTTAGATGCTCGGGCTCCTCGAGGACAGCAATGTCTGCCTCTTCGTCTGATATAACATCAGTAATATCTCCGACAGGAAGAATGCTCCTTTTATCTGTCGAAAACTGCAGTAAGTGTTTGATCTTCAGTTGTTAGTaccataataaataaacatcactggtaaaataaaataaaataaaaactgtGAATACCAAACAGATAAATTACCCCACCCCAGATAGTGAAACGGGTAATTGACCTATTACCATGCACACAAGCAATGTTTCAGAGCAGAATATGAGGTATTCAAGGGATCAAAATATTGATAGGGCTCAAAAAATTTATACAATGGACACTGATGAAACTTTTGCACGGATGAATGAATGAAGTGAATATTGACAGCGCATTTTGTTCAGGAAAGTATCAAGCATATTCCCAATGCCAACTTTGATTGACAGAGTTCAAGAGCCTGACAGCAAGGTACAAAGTTGTAATTCATTTTTcactttatttttataaaacaaACTTGGTATTCTTGAATGAACCTACCATACTAACATCAATATTTTCAAGCTTGAAAAAACGCTACCACACTAATACCAATATTTCCAAGCTTGAATGAGCCCTAACATGCTACACCTCATACGAAACAAGAAACTTAAATGTTCTGCTATCATTCCCACCATTACAACAATACTTAGCAGTTAGCAGCAGACAAATTAGAAATAACAAATTAGTCTAATACTCTAATAGCAGTACTTACCCTTCCAGGATAAAACTTTATTTCAAACCGGGATATGAATCCTGTCCTGTCTTCAAGCCATTTGAGTACATATGCCTCGTGATCTAGGGCTGACTTGAATGTTATGTTGTCAGGGTATACAAGTCCTTGATCTTTAAGAGACAACCATGGAATTACAAGAGTAACCTTCCGCTCCCCATCTTTTGCAAGATAACAAGCACGGAACAACGGATTCACAGCAGTACCAGTCATCCATGGTAAGCTGGCAGTGGTATATATTGCAATTTGCTGCTTCTTAGCCATTTCGGCATCAACTTGTATGTAGAATCACAACAATGAGTATAAATGTCGGAAAAACCAAAGGAATCCTCCTATTTCAGGCTCTCTTTCTGAAGAACCACAATATGGATCCAACTGAAACAGAAAACAGTGATTACAAAATCTGGCACTGGTAAAACATaccatgaaaaaaaaaaactaaaataagaAGAAATGCGTAGTAGGCAACAGAAAAGTTACTCGTCAGTCATCATACTTAACTAGTTAACTGTAACCATGTATGTGGGAGCAAACTTCACATCTCATCTCAAGGCTCCCTCACGGCCCTAAATCCCTACACCTAATCCATCTAGTGACAAATATATTTACTAACAGCATGCTACAACCCATATCATCCATTTAACTATTTAAGGACATATTCTTATGTGCACCTAGAGCTAGGTGCACCAAAGGGTGGAAAATGCAAGTGGGTGAACCTAAAGCGCAAGAGAACTAGGTGCACTAGGGTGCACCTTAGATGTTCCCGCAATTCAGTAATACTAGTCTGCACCATTGGCTTAACTCTTACGTGCTACCAAACATAATCACTGGAGTGTAGTGAATATTGTATCATTTATCCCCTATATGGCTATATCCATAACCTCCAAACTACATAGAATTGTGATATCCACCAACTATGCCAAAGTATCCTCAACAACCCTGCTACTAGAACCACTCCCCCAGAACTCCAGAAGTGATTACATATATACATAAAGTATGTTATATGTCATCGATATGTAAGAATACCCCATCAAAAAATATAGTACAGACCATTATCGAATCTCACCATCTCATAGTTTCCCAAGTAACAAAtccatagaaaaaaaaaagaaccttCATGAGTCGAACAGAAGGCACCCTTCACTTCTACTTATTTCATTTGTCATCTACTTCTTAGTCCTACTTCTCTTTCCCTCTTTTTTCTTAAGATCAGCAAGGAAACTTTTTTTAACTCTTAGAAGCAAATAAAACTTGAAGAGCTTATTAACAAGGGGTTTCAAGCCTGAAAATTCTGAGGTGCAATTGAGTACACCTAGGAGTTGGGTGTACTCTAGAATATCTTTTGCTCGTATGAATATCATCAAATGAACAAAAATATACTCCACCCTTGGGTATCATTCACAATGGAGGTTGGTTATCATTCAAGCCACAACACTGGTCCTAAACTCCTAACTAGGGTATAATCTTTCCTGAACACATGTCATCTAGAAGCTAAAATAACCATTACAATAATCAGGACAAACTATTTGTGAGATCaggaataaaataaataaatatgaaacccagattccctcaGCATACATCAATCTTTAATTATCTGCTTCAATCTTTGTTCATAGAGTCTAAATAAagtacaagaattaaagaaaaatCATATTTCGCATACCCATTTTAAGCAAAACCCTTCAATTAATCATCAAAATACTCAAATTACAACAACCCCATATGAAAAATGCAATATAACACAACCCCGTCTTCAAATTTAAGTATAAAGATTCCAATTACTTGCCAACTTAATCAAATTTAACACTAAAAAAAGTTTTTAAGAATTTAAAATTATACCTATAATTTGTCTTGTTTGGCGATTACAATGGGGTTTTAGATTGATGAAACGTCAGCGTCACTGTTGGAGTATTTGTCCTCCAAGCTGGGAGaagcaggagagagaaaaagagcaAAGTTTTGATTGACCAGCAGTTGTTTTTGTACAACGGAGGAGAGGAAAGAAGTTGCTGTATTTTTTGTTGTTcgtaaaataaaaatgaagcaaacatTTTTCAACCGAATATTCGTTGCCTACTTGGTTGTTGCTCACATGTTTAGCTTTCCTTCTTCCCTTCTATTCGACGGGCCCTTAACATCAACTTCCCCAAGTTGTTCTATTTCCGATTCAATCTACTTTTACAACCGtgtgaatgagccacaaggagagaaaaggaaaaattaaatttttaatttaactaaTTTCACTTTAGTACTTTAGCTTTTCGAGATTTTTAGATTCTGAATTTGATCCCTCTTATTTTGGATCACCAAAAACTTGAACAAAAGATGGGCCACCACTTGCGCCACCACCACACACCCTGCATGCCACCACCAACAGCTACTCTTCCTTGAAAATGAGGGAGAGTTGTTAAAGTAGACAGTCATGTCCTTGTCAATCCAGACGTGGAAGTCACGACCATCATTCTCAATGATGTACCCACTCTCCCAGCCATCCACGGTAGCATCTTGGAGGGTACGTGTATGGGAGGCGATGGTGAAACTTAGACTA contains these protein-coding regions:
- the LOC110788615 gene encoding elicitor-responsive protein 3, whose amino-acid sequence is MRQPSLFLTFPFSVSPLFPPREKKPERQKNNIYIFYPSIFFNFIKAMAQGKLEVLLVSAKGLENADFLSSMDPYVILTCRTQEQKSSVSTDKGSTPEWNETFLFTVSGHVPELHLKIMDKDTFTADDFVGEAKIPLDVVVEEGTLPPTSYNVVKDGEFKGEIRVGLTFTPEAYHNRDLPEEEFGGWKESSYN
- the LOC110789077 gene encoding digalactosyldiacylglycerol synthase 2, chloroplastic, which translates into the protein MAKKQQIAIYTTASLPWMTGTAVNPLFRACYLAKDGERKVTLVIPWLSLKDQGLVYPDNITFKSALDHEAYVLKWLEDRTGFISRFEIKFYPGRFSTDKRSILPVGDITDVISDEEADIAVLEEPEHLTWYHHGNRWKAKFRLVIGIVHTNYLEYVKREKNSVQAFLLKHVNSWVIGIYCDKVIRLSAATQDLPRSVICNVHGVNPKFLEVGKKKKEDLEDGKPVFTKGAYYIGKMIWNKGYKELLKLLKDHQKKLVGLEVDLYGNGEDSNEVKVAAKKLELPVRVHPGRDHADPLFHDYKVFLNPSTTDVVCTTTAEALAMGKIVVCANHPSNEFFKQFPNCRVYDDGEGFAATTCKALAEQPALLTDEQRHELSWEAATERFLKAAQLDQGTNSRLSTTPSSKKFASLSSSNVKKKLEDASAYIHDAVSGTEFTRTAFGAIPGTLYPDEELCKDLGLPSPTNSGGQCCKK